One stretch of Arachis hypogaea cultivar Tifrunner chromosome 20, arahy.Tifrunner.gnm2.J5K5, whole genome shotgun sequence DNA includes these proteins:
- the LOC112784596 gene encoding ribulose bisphosphate carboxylase/oxygenase activase 2, chloroplastic: MAASVSTIGAVKGTPVSLNGSGAVASSVPNSSAFFGSNLKKVTSKIHSSSKVSSGSFKIVAIDEDKQTDTDRWKGLVYDISDDQQDITRRKGIL; encoded by the exons ATGGCTGCTTCAGTTTCAACCATAGGAGCTGTCAAAGGAACTCCA GTGAGTTTGAATGGTTCTGGAGCTGTGGCTTCATCAGTTCCCAATTCATCAGCTTTCTTCGGAAGCAACTTGAAGAAGGTTACCTCAAAAATCCACAGCAGTAGCAAGGTTTCCTCCGGAAGCTTCAAGATTGTGGCGATCGATGAGGACAAGCAGACAGATACGGACAGATGGAAAGGGTTGGTCTATGATATCTCAGATGACCAGCAAGACATCACAAGAAGGAAGGGTATTTTGTAG